CCTCCATAGGGGAAGACTCTAGGTCCCATGTTGGTGCTTTCTCCTCTGGGGAGCCTGGTAGCATATTTCCTCAGCTGGTGGCTTAGTGGCTGGAACTCTGGACCTgggcacttactggctgtgtggccctgggctagtcactgaacttctgtgtgcctcagtttccttagctgtaaaatgggaagagtcatagcacctgtctcccagggtggtgaagatcaagtgagatagtatagGTAAGGCACTTTGCAGaatttaaagcacttttaaaaatgattattcccAGTAATAATAATGGACCTGAGATCCCAAAGCCCCTTTCCCAGCCAGGATTTTGTTCCCAGTAGAGCTTGGGGTGGGTGTACGGGCCTGGCTTTTCCTGTCTGTACTTCCCAATTTCTGCCTGGCTGCCCTGTTCCCTTCTGGAATTAAGGGCTCTCTTTGCTGAGGAGACCTGAAGACCTACAGTTGGGGCTTGTATTGACGTGAGTCATCAGGGAGGAGTCTTGGCTGCCTTGTCTGCCTTCATCCTACTTTGTACCTTTCCTCTGGTTTCTCCCTTGGGCTATGGGAATGGATCTGCTGGGGATTTGCATCCCCTCTAGTTCCCAGGGTGTTGAATTGAAGGGAACTGATCAACATGAAGAGGGGTCATGTTGACATTGGTGAGCAGTGGGGTGCTGGGCCCGAGGTTGCTTTGCAGAATAATAAACCATCAGAGGGAGGATGTTGGGTTCCAGGGGATTCTGTTTCCTCAGGGCAGCAGTATGAAATGAGCATGCGAGCTCCTTCTGATGCCCCATGCCCTTCCTGGGGTGTAAAGCATCTGAGGGAGAATAATGCCAGCTTGTTGCTGGGCCGGCACTCCACCTTAGTTACAGGGTTGCCCCTGCCTCCCGATCCTGGCTCAGTTTAAGGGGCAGCAGCCAGTGATGTCTGACCCATGTCTGAGAGAGGTTTGATTTCTGGACCTCTCCCTCCAAGTCAGTTCCCTCTTCCTTGCCTCACCCTGGGGCCCCAGATGTACACTCACTGGTCCCTGTGGCCCGCCAGCCAGTTGCCAAGGCTCCTATTAATCACTTTCTTCCTGCCCAGCATGCTGCTAGGTACTGACCTCCCAGCTTGCTGCCAAGACACAAAGATCAAATGGCACTCGTTGGAACTTCTAACAGCTTgacaattttcagatgacaaataggaaggaagggaatgctTTCTCTGTGCCTGACCCTGGGCTTAGCGTGGCAGATACAAGCAAGCCAAGCTGGTGCCAGCCTTCATAGGGCACTTATGTTCTTATGTGGTAGATAACACAGGGAAGTGGTAACCAGTCTGGGGCATTGACTGAAACGTACTACCCAGAATGAGTAcacttgacttttaactgttgATTTGATTCCTTGGAACCATTTAGCCTTTCTGAGATCTCTGGTCCATGGGAAGAGTGGAGGGAAACTGTATGGCCCAGGCTAAGGggcagagttgggacttgaaatGTAAAAAGGGAAATGCATCCGCATGCGTAGATTTGAAGGTGTCCAGATTGCTGCTGTAGCGAAGACATTCTTGGCATCTGAGGATGCTACCAATGGGTAGTGGGTTCAGGGTGGAGGGATGGGAGTGACCTTAAAGCCTGGGCCTGGTCCCCTTCCCCTGAGCAACCCCTGGAGCCTGCTTCAGACCGTTTTCCTCAGCAGGTGATctgggaattctcatttttatcttccctTCTGCTCTGGAGTTGCAGGTGGCACCATGGGGACCACTATGGGCTCTGCAAGCATCTTGGAAGTCTGCAACACCAAACTGATGGAGTTTATGTGCAATGTGGACAACAAGGACATGGTGTGGCTGCAGGAGATTAAGGAGGAGGCCCTGAACATGTTTTCCAGGTAAGGCTGGGGCCAAGGGACCCACATGGTTGCAAACGCCCAGAGCACGGGGCATTGGGCAAAAACTGACTGACCTGAGGGATTGGCGACagaaacaattatttaaaaaggGGGAACCTTATGGGAAATCTGGCCCCTGTTGCAGGGCAGAACCAAAGGAACTGAGAAAGCACAAAACAAACAAGGACAAGCATGTGTCCCATTACACTCCTGCCAAAAGCTCTGCCATTTTGggctgttttccttcctttcctctcttcctctctttttttattttcctttctttctccttccatccctctctcccttcttgcctCCCTCTATGCCAGGCATTGCACGGAGCCCAGAGAATGAGACACTCTCTTCTCTGTGGACTGGATCTTGCGTTCTGAAGGGATCTGACCAGTCTTCTGGACATGCCCTTCCTATACTCCGTTAGTATCTGGCTTCCTTGGGCTATTGTTGAGTCCTGCCCTTGCTCAGCCAACTCCTCCAGGGTTCTGGGGACCATTCAATGCTGGGAATGGCAACCTCGATTCCAGAATTCCCTGCTGTttgccttcccctccctctaagccccccattccctttcctcttctcaattTCCAGCTTCTCCCTAGCCTCCCATCCTCGGGCTCTGCCCTCCTTGTCCTTGAGTTAGCACTCATCATACCCACTATTATCTCTAGAGGGGTGATCTCTAGAGCTGGGAGGATGGAAGCCAGACAGAGCTCCTCATTGTCCAGATAGGAATCCTGAGGTCCagaggcttgcccaaggtcactcaagtcATAAACATTAGAgggaaaatttgaacccagggcctctgttTTCACTGGGCCAGTGTAGGCAGTGGGGATCCCTGAGGTGGCAGGGGTGAAGGCTGCCAGAGTGAGGCCCCCTGTTCTTCTCACAGGGATGAGGGTTTGACCAGATTTAGGCATTTTGGGGTGACCTGAATAGCGTTCAGACTAAAGGGACTTTTCTGGCTTCGTCTGGTCGTGACACGGGGACATCTGTGCCCAGAGCCTGGCTATCTGGAGCTTCAAAGTAGGCAGAGTGTTTTACAACAGCCGTGGGGTTCCatgctgttattgtccccattttccaGGCTGTCACAGCTCCTACGGGTCCAAGGTGAGATTCCAACTTGAGGCTTCCTGATGCCCACTTCGCTGCCCTCTATGTGACTGCCTCTGTGGGGAAATGTGTCCCAAGTTCCAGACAGACTTTCAGCCTCTGGCCTGTTGGGGGACTGaaaagagccctgggcttggagatGGAAGAGCTTGAGCAAATTAGCtcaccttcctgggcctcagtttcttatttttaaggTGAAAGTTTTGGCCTTGATAGATTCCCCCGGAGTGGGTCCAGGTCTAACCCTCTCCAATGCAGGACTGGCAGAAGCTCTGGTGAGCAGATGAGGCTGGTGCCTAGGGGTAGAGCAGGAGAAGAGGAGATTCCTTGCTCCTTTCTGATGAGCAGGAAAGCCCAGGGGACTGTAGATGGGGAGGTGACCTGTGTAGATGTTCTGAGATGCCCACCAGAACAGTCTCtactattcctttctcctctttgccCCTCAGTGACTTCAGTGTGGAGCCTGAGTTGATGCCCAAAACGCCATCTCAGAGGAACCGCCGGAGGAAGAAACGGTTTTCCTCCATTGAGGATGAAAATAAGCCCCCAGGCAGGAAAAGGTAGGTGTCTCCTGGGACCCAGGGCTAAGGGGACAGGGCAGGGCAGTGGAGACAGGCCTAGTTTTGGTGTCAGTATCTACCTCCACCCCTCGTAGTCTGTGATACCTCCCTAGCCTTCTGTAAACAGTGGGAGCTGGGCAAGAAGGCTTCCAAGGTCCCATCCATTCAAATGGTGGTCCAGTGATGATGGTAGAACTcttagcactgtgcttggtgctATTGGAAACATGGAAGGAAGTACGAGATGTTGAGGGAAGAGGAAACCCAGGCAAGCAGCAAGGTCAGGGCAGGGGAGAGTTTGGTGCTGAAGTGCAGGCTCTGCAGAGGGTCTAGgacctggatttggagccagaagggaccttgaaggtccTTGAGTCCaagactcatttttacagatgcagaaactgaggtaaacaggtaaaatgacttgcccatggtcacctagctagttaagtgtctaaggctggatttgaacttgggtcttcctgactccaggcccagggctctatccactgtgagttccttaagggcagggcatgtttttgactttctttgtatgcctGACATAAGCTTGTAGACTTACAGACAGATCTTCCTAGATTGGCGGTGCCTACAGTCGTGGTCTCAAGACCCTGCTTTCTGTTTTCTGCAGGTTATCCCGCCGCATGAGCCGCAGGAGCACTCAGCACAGCCGCCAACTACTTCGGAGCAAAGAGAAGCTGGAGAAGCTGGTCCTGGTGGTGGCTGAGAATGGCTCCATCCCTCGTGGAACCCAAAGCCAAGCGGCAGCGGTCCCCTCGCTTCCTGCCTCCCCCATGGTGTTCCCCAAAATGTCTGGGAGCCTGCCTTCCTCAGGTAAGCTCATACCCATTGTGGAGATCGGTGTCAGCGAGCAGCAGAGCGCTGAGAAGTGCCTGGTGGCAAGCAAGGCTAGGACAACTGACCAGAAGCTCTCCTTTGTCTATGCTTCGGACTGCAAAGACGAATCCATGCCAAAGAAGGAGGCAGATAGCCTCCACAAACCAGCGTCTGGTACCTCCTCAGTGGTGCCCTCTGAGATGCCCGAGGTGAAAGACGAGAGGCCTGCTCAGTCTGTGGCCAAACTTGGGATAGCCCAGCCAGTGTCTCCAGAAGATGCAGCACCTGTGGTAACCGAGCCAGGTGGGGCCCCCTCTTCTCCAGGAACACAGCCCCAGCCAGAGACTGAGCTCCTCTTGGACTTGCCAGAAAGCCCACGGACCCCAACTGGCTCCCGCTGTGACCGGCGCTCGGTGCGTAGGAGCCTGGTGCGCAAATCCTCACAGGCCCACAGGGTCTCCTTGATTCATAAGTACTCCATGGTACCAAAGAAGGTCAACAAAGGCCGGCGGTCCTCCAGGAAAGTGGCCCAGGAGCCTGCAGCTACCGGCCGCATCATCTGTAAGTTGGGCATTTTCTGGTGCCAAAGCTTGGTCCCTTTGTCCGTCTCAGTCTGTCTGCCCTCGGCCTTGTTTTGGCAAAGATGGTTGTGCCCAGAGCACTCAGGCTCCTCATTGTCTGCCTGGGGAGGGGATTCCAGAATAGAAGAGGAcagcaggaaggaagaaagccccacccccaactctaGATTTGAGGGATTGTCCAAGCCCTTTACTGTGATGGATGATGGAAACCACTCTGGGGGGCCAGGGAAAAGGTGGGAGACATCTTGGGCACTTGGTCTTTGCTCTTGTCCAGTGACCCAGGGGAGGATATGGCTGGTGCCATCTCCCAAGGTGGAAAGCTTTTGGGTTGGGCCTGGTTTTGGATGGTTCCTTGTGTCCAAGAATCAGCCTGATAAAATTCCAAGGGGCTTTTCATGGGCCTGGTGGGATCCTGAGTGGAGCCCTGACCTGGGAAGCCTTAGCATCTGGGTCCCCTCTGGGCAGTCTCTTTTCTTGGCTCAGTTTGCACTTTTGTGAAATGAGACTTATCACGCCTGCCCAGaggagttgtgaggatcagggTGTTGATGGGTTTCTTGGGTTCTCTCGTATTGAGGGGGAGGGCAGAGGACTTGTGCTTGTGTCCTGCACATTCTCCGTAGAGCACCCTCCCCACCTGCTGGGGAATCTCCACTCCCTTCAGTGTTCCATGGGGGTCTGTGGTGCTCGGGCTGACTGTCTATGGGGACAAATAGATAACCTTGTGGGGTGGGAGGTGGTTTAGGAGGCACAGATTGGGGCTGAGGCCTACAGGGAAGGTCAGATGGCTGGCagaggtctcctgactccttccAGGTAAGAGCCTTTCCCTGAACTACCCTACTTGCTGTTAGACAGTGGATGCTGATGGCCTGCCTAACATGGCTGGCTCATCCTTTCAGTAAAGAGGTTTTTAGGTTCCGTGTTAAGAACCAAGTTGATGTAGAAAGTCCCACGGAGTTGCTGCTGAGCTTGGGGATGAGATGGGGAGCGTCAAGTTGTTGTCCAACAGATAAGGGCCCTTTGGGATTCTGGGTGTTGGGAGCTGAGCTTGTAGGGCAGTGATCTGGGAAAGCAGCATGGTGAAAGAGGAAGAGACCTGGGCTGGCTCCTCCCCGCCTGTGTGTCCTTGGCCATGTCACTTTTCCCATGTGGGCtttagttttcccatctctaaaatgggaaggctagactagatggcctcgGAGGCCCTGGCTGTGTCTAGGCTCAGTGATCCCCAAGGGAGGTGAGCGGGGATTGTCTCTTGCGTTTCTTGCTGTTTGACTTTCAAGGTGTCTTCCTCACTGCTTTGTCACAGGGCTTTTGGTCAGATACTACAATAATTCAGGAAAAGCTGACCTTGAAAAGTTGCCTGCACTATCCTCTGGCTCTTCCTTCCCCTAGGCTGGCAGGAAGCTCTGGGCCAGTTGGGTGAGCTAGGCTGCTGCTCCTCTCATCTGAGCATGGAGCTGTGCTTGGGGCCTTTCTGTCCTTGTGACATGGTGGTGGAGGATGGAGAGACCCAGAAGGAACCATTAGCATCATCTGGGCCAGTggctctcctccctttcttgcCTCATAGAGCAGAAGATCTGTGGCACGCTGGCTGGTTAGGGTGGCAGGTGTCTGAGAGTAGGCCCCATCCAGTTCGTGACCCCCTATCTCCCCTACTGACTTAGGCCAGcaccttcattttgcaaatgggagTGCTgaggcctggagacaggagggGGCTTGGCCTGGTTTCCCCAGCCAGTACATAATGGTCTTTGACTCCCAAACTATGGCTCTCTCCACAAGACCACATGGTCTCAGgggtttcagaaaaactaacAGGGAGAATGGACCTGGAAAATCAGGCCTCCCTAATCCCTGTCCTCTCAGGCTGTAGaggcttctgggagaagaaatgAGTTGTTTCCATCTGACTTGTGATCATAATGAATAAACCATTTCTGTCACATCTCCAAGATGCTTTCTATGCATCAGCTCATTTGGCCTCCCGGTACTACCAGTGGCTAGGTACTACAGGgcatattatctccattttacaaatggggaaactgagggttagAGGGGGTAGAGTGACTTGATTGTGGTCAAACAATTGTTGTCAGGTGGAGGATTCAAACTTGGATCTTTCAtgacttcaagtctagtgctcttGCAGGCCATACTGCTGTTCTCTGACTGCCTGCTTTGTCCTTGTTCTGTCTTTCAGGCCACAGCTACCTTGAAAGACTCCTAGACGTAGAAGTACCCAGGAAAGCCAGGTGAGGTGCTGATGCCATTGCCCCTGCTGCCCCAGGGCATCATCACAAATGCCTCCAGACCTTTCAGGGCTAAACCAGAGCTCACCTGGGATTGGCTCGACCTGCcccaagtcatcagcctctccaGGCCTGGCCACATACAGACTGCACCACAGCCTGCGGCTGCCACCCACCAAAGGCCCATATCTTGCACTTGGGGCCATCTCTGGTGGTAGCTGCTCCAGCCTGGTTGCTATCATCCACAGCTATGCCTCTCCTGAATCACCACCCCTTCCATGGTCAGGACCACCCCATGGATACTCAATTGGCAATCCTGAAATTCCATGTTGAGAAGAGTAGAGCAAGGGGATGGGGAAATGGGAGGCCCCATGAAGATCTGTCCTCTGGAGCTAAGGCAGGTGGGCGGCTTTGCCATGAGAGTGATGCCTGTGGCCCTGTGGCCTTGGAGACCTCTGAAGCCACCCTGAAAGGACGGCTGCCCTCCATGACTGAGATGCACCCCTCCATCCCGGTGGTAGGCAAGATAACTATTGCCGGGAGCTTGGCTTGAGCCAGGCAGGTCCTGGGCCACATCATGGTGTCCTTCAGGGGTGGAGGAGGTGGCTTTCCTCAAGCCCCAGGTCCTGAACCACAGATTTGTGGGAAGTTAAGAGTGGAGAAGAGTCCAGCTGGCTCAGTGCAAAgggccctgggtctggagtcagaactGCCCTTGGGGGTGGTGTTGGTGGCTTTGCATCAGACCttgcctgagcctcagtttcctcatctctaaaaggcgAGGGTTGGAGTCATGGCCTCTCAGGTCTCTTTTGGCTCCAAGGCTGTGATCCTctgaatctcttcattttacaggaaggaaactgaggctcaaagagagaaagacataTGGCCAGTTTGTGGGAGTGCCCAGCACGGAAAgattcccccccccaccccatggtGGGCAGAAACGCCCTCCCAGGATGGCGTTGATCCTTCCCCAGTGGATGGTGGTGTCCCTCTCTGCAGTGACAGTGACCCCTTCATTGGTCTCTGCCATCCTTAGAGCCTTCAGCCCTCTGCTCCCAAAGCTccctgcctccaggatcaaatacaaccctggtttgtcttttaaagcctGGCACCCTCTGGCTTTGTGCCCTCTTGGCAGACTTTCTGTACCTTGCTCCCTGGTCCAGCCTTGCCAGCCACCTTGCTGCTCCCCTCCAAACAGTGTAGTATCCCCAACACCAACACCCCCTCCCCTTCCAGTTTTTCCTAGGCTCAGGTATGGGTAATAAGGTGGGTTGCTCTGCCTAGGTCAAGAAAATAGTTTCATGGTGATGAGGAGATATGGCGTCCCCAGAGCTCGCGCCTCCTAGTGTTTCTTCaggctttctcttttcctttcagctctgaagaGGAGTCAGACCATGCCACAGAAAGCAAGCAGGAGGTAGGCAGGGCTCTGGGGAGAGGGCCTTAGGCCCAGTCAGGAGGGTATGCAAGGGAAGGGCCTTTGGTCACATGCTCTTGGACTCTGGCAGCCTCTCCCTCCAGGATCTTGTAAATGGATGCACCTTTTCCTACCCTGTGGGCCCCAGATCAGGGCCAGTGTTTGTCCAAGCTGTCTCATGGGAAAAGGAGGTGGGAGGATCAGGGCCTGGGCCAGAATGAAACCCACTGCTCTGTCCTTGCCTTCAGGCACCCGAGGGCACCAGGAGGACGCTGCGCCCTCGCAATGCCCACAAGATTGCCATCAGCACCCCAAAGACCCAACCAGAGTCTGGAAGCCAAGCAGATAGTGACAGCGGTAAGGCCTTCTCAGGTTGATGGGGTGTGAGAAGGAAGCGGGAACTCTGGGGCTGGTGGTTGTCTTCCTGTCTCCTCCTTGTCCAACCTGCTCTGACTTTGTGTTTGCTGGAAGAGCACCTACCTCTtgtcctccatttcctcatttctagaataaagGCTGTCAGAACAGACGATCTCCTGAGGGCCATCCTTTTAGGAGCTAGCCCAGGCAGGCACAGACCTATTAGGTCAGCAGGAAATCACCAGTAATGTCTCAGATCCCACAGAAAAAGCTTGCTTTTTCTGTAAGGCAACTGAGATGTCAGGAGGGTGTGAAATTGTACTTCAGAGAGGAAGTTGTAGAGGAGGAGGATGGTGATGCCAGCCTGAACCTGGATAGGGCAGTCACCCTCCATAGGGGCTGGCAGACTGGTCCAGACTGGCTACCAGGCTCTGGGGGATGGGGGCAGCCCTAGCATGGCATGCAAAATATGGGCTTTAGCTTCTAACTGTAGCACTGGGGGCAGATGAAGGAAAGGTTCATGGGACAggactgaggaggaggaggaggtcacGTGGGGGGTTCCTGGGGGTAGGATTTGGGGCATTGCTGTTTAAGGGAATTCAGCAGCCCAGTAGTCAGTCTAGGTTGGCCACTTAATTGAATCTGAGGTTTGTCTCAAACTTCAGATGGAGACTTGGCTCCTCAGTGGGCTCCCCACTCCTGCTTACCTGGGCAGGGGGGAGAGGTGAGGGGGCACTTGGCAGCCTGGTGCCCTGGGAGTCAGCATGACCTCGGGCAGGTCATCTCTTTGGGCCAGTTCTAGTCCTCTGACTTGGTTCCCTCTATGCCCTAAATCTGTGGCAAAGATCTAATGAGATAGCAGGGGTGAAAGTCTCTGAGTAAGGGTGGGCCTCCATTGTCTTGTTCTCTCCATAGAGAGCAAGAAGGACCAAGGTGAGGAGCCCAGGGAGCCACCTCAGAGCATCAGGTAGGATGGCCCACGAGTACCCGTAAGCGCAAGCTGGGGAGGTGGCAGGGAGAGGGTGTTATTCTCACTCTCACTGTTGGCATCATCTTTTCCTGCTAGAttgtgagttccctgagggcaggcagggACTTCACCTTTGTCTTTCCCCAGGCCTAGCACAGAGCCCTCCAGGAGTGAGCTTGTGATTGATTAGGTGTGCCAAGTCTaggaagtggagggagggggaaggctgAGACCCCACCTGTCAGGGCCTGCCTGCTTGGACTGTGGCAGGGGACTGTTGTCATCCCTCCCCAGGCCCCCATGGGTGCTGCTTCTGCCCCCACAGGCGGAAGAGGAGCTACAAGCAGGCTGTCAGCGAGCCGGGTGAGAACGGGGACCACATGGACGATGAGGCTCTCACTCCTCCTCGCACCAAAACACCCTCCCCTGTCTGCCCTCCCAGCAAGGTAAGGCAGGTAACACATGCCCACTGTCCTGGTGGCTGCTGTGATGGCACCACGCCCACACCTTTATCCTTGTTTCCCTCTGCAGGTGGTGAGGCCCCTAAGGACTTTCCTACATACAGTGCAGAAGAACCAGATGCTCATGACGCCGACCTCCACTGGCCGCACCAGTGTCATGAAGTCATTCATCAAGCGCAACACTCCCCACCATCTGGATGCCAAGGTCAgtgctggggccagggctagcCATGAGAGAGCCTTTTCTGCTTGGCCTGTGCCTGGGAGTTCCACGGGACAGCTGGGAGTGCAGTTTTGGGTTGGTGACCTTCTCAGGGAGCTGGGGTCCAAGTAGTCCAAACAGTAGGTGAGCCAGAGGTTTGGTTTGAACGTAGAGAAGAGGCAGCTTTGACCCTGGCACTCTAGGTCCCGACTAAGAGCTGAGGCTCAATATAATGTTCCATGTGGGTTGCGTACAGAATAGTCTTAGGAGATTAGCTTAGTTAAATGGTGTGTCAGCCCCATAGTGTGTATGATGATCAGGAAACTCAGACTCTTCTTAGCTTGTCAGAGGATTTAGAGGACGTGGCTGGGTCAGAG
The DNA window shown above is from Notamacropus eugenii isolate mMacEug1 chromosome 2, mMacEug1.pri_v2, whole genome shotgun sequence and carries:
- the INCENP gene encoding inner centromere protein isoform X1; translation: MAQNWGVGVQGVTGSPWCGCRPLVAGGTMGTTMGSASILEVCNTKLMEFMCNVDNKDMVWLQEIKEEALNMFSSDFSVEPELMPKTPSQRNRRRKKRFSSIEDENKPPGRKRLSRRMSRRSTQHSRQLLRSKEKLEKLVLVVAENGSIPRGTQSQAAAVPSLPASPMVFPKMSGSLPSSGKLIPIVEIGVSEQQSAEKCLVASKARTTDQKLSFVYASDCKDESMPKKEADSLHKPASGTSSVVPSEMPEVKDERPAQSVAKLGIAQPVSPEDAAPVVTEPGGAPSSPGTQPQPETELLLDLPESPRTPTGSRCDRRSVRRSLVRKSSQAHRVSLIHKYSMVPKKVNKGRRSSRKVAQEPAATGRIICHSYLERLLDVEVPRKASSEEESDHATESKQEAPEGTRRTLRPRNAHKIAISTPKTQPESGSQADSDSESKKDQGEEPREPPQSIRRKRSYKQAVSEPGENGDHMDDEALTPPRTKTPSPVCPPSKVVRPLRTFLHTVQKNQMLMTPTSTGRTSVMKSFIKRNTPHHLDAKEKERQRLENLKKKEEAELLRKQKVEEDKRRRLEEVKMKREERLRKVLQARERAEQLEVEKKKRIEQKLAQLEAKEERLAEEKARKKAAKKLEEAEMRRKQEEEARRQKRLQQEEEERRYQEQLLKKKEEEQERLRKVAEARRIAEQQKQRELQLVLEREMERKREQERLHAERERALQLQKERLQRELEEKRKREECQRQEQERKKLQEEKEKKVKEAKAAAAAAGAADRLLNVTVDVQSPVCNSYEMTPQGPKGGPKINPDNYGMDLNSDDSTDDETQPRKPIPAWATGTQLTQAVIRQYYQPPDIDQLFGTILSPKLEDIFNKSKPRYHKRTSSAVWHSPPLPGSRPFVGLSYGLKKP
- the INCENP gene encoding inner centromere protein isoform X3 translates to MAQNWGVGVQGVTGSPWCGCRPLGGTMGTTMGSASILEVCNTKLMEFMCNVDNKDMVWLQEIKEEALNMFSSDFSVEPELMPKTPSQRNRRRKKRFSSIEDENKPPGRKRLSRRMSRRSTQHSRQLLRSKEKLEKLVLVVAENGSIPRGTQSQAAAVPSLPASPMVFPKMSGSLPSSGKLIPIVEIGVSEQQSAEKCLVASKARTTDQKLSFVYASDCKDESMPKKEADSLHKPASGTSSVVPSEMPEVKDERPAQSVAKLGIAQPVSPEDAAPVVTEPGGAPSSPGTQPQPETELLLDLPESPRTPTGSRCDRRSVRRSLVRKSSQAHRVSLIHKYSMVPKKVNKGRRSSRKVAQEPAATGRIICHSYLERLLDVEVPRKASSEEESDHATESKQEAPEGTRRTLRPRNAHKIAISTPKTQPESGSQADSDSESKKDQGEEPREPPQSIRRKRSYKQAVSEPGENGDHMDDEALTPPRTKTPSPVCPPSKVVRPLRTFLHTVQKNQMLMTPTSTGRTSVMKSFIKRNTPHHLDAKEKERQRLENLKKKEEAELLRKQKVEEDKRRRLEEVKMKREERLRKVLQARERAEQLEVEKKKRIEQKLAQLEAKEERLAEEKARKKAAKKLEEAEMRRKQEEEARRQKRLQQEEEERRYQEQLLKKKEEEQERLRKVAEARRIAEQQKQRELQLVLEREMERKREQERLHAERERALQLQKERLQRELEEKRKREECQRQEQERKKLQEEKEKKVKEAKAAAAAAGAADRLLNVTVDVQSPVCNSYEMTPQGPKGGPKINPDNYGMDLNSDDSTDDETQPRKPIPAWATGTQLTQAVIRQYYQPPDIDQLFGTILSPKLEDIFNKSKPRYHKRTSSAVWHSPPLPGSRPFVGLSYGLKKP
- the INCENP gene encoding inner centromere protein isoform X2, which encodes MGTTMGSASILEVCNTKLMEFMCNVDNKDMVWLQEIKEEALNMFSSDFSVEPELMPKTPSQRNRRRKKRFSSIEDENKPPGRKRLSRRMSRRSTQHSRQLLRSKEKLEKLVLVVAENGSIPRGTQSQAAAVPSLPASPMVFPKMSGSLPSSGKLIPIVEIGVSEQQSAEKCLVASKARTTDQKLSFVYASDCKDESMPKKEADSLHKPASGTSSVVPSEMPEVKDERPAQSVAKLGIAQPVSPEDAAPVVTEPGGAPSSPGTQPQPETELLLDLPESPRTPTGSRCDRRSVRRSLVRKSSQAHRVSLIHKYSMVPKKVNKGRRSSRKVAQEPAATGRIICHSYLERLLDVEVPRKASSEEESDHATESKQEAPEGTRRTLRPRNAHKIAISTPKTQPESGSQADSDSESKKDQGEEPREPPQSIRRKRSYKQAVSEPGENGDHMDDEALTPPRTKTPSPVCPPSKVVRPLRTFLHTVQKNQMLMTPTSTGRTSVMKSFIKRNTPHHLDAKEKERQRLENLKKKEEAELLRKQKVEEDKRRRLEEVKMKREERLRKVLQARERAEQLEVEKKKRIEQKLAQLEAKEERLAEEKARKKAAKKLEEAEMRRKQEEEARRQKRLQQEEEERRYQEQLLKKKEEEQERLRKVAEARRIAEQQKQRELQLVLEREMERKREQERLHAERERALQLQKERLQRELEEKRKREECQRQEQERKKLQEEKEKKVKEAKAAAAAAGAADRLLNVTVDVQSPVCNSYEMTPQGPKGGPKINPDNYGMDLNSDDSTDDETQPRKPIPAWATGTQLTQAVIRQYYQPPDIDQLFGTILSPKLEDIFNKSKPRYHKRTSSAVWHSPPLPGSRPFVGLSYGLKKP